The Halogeometricum rufum genome has a segment encoding these proteins:
- a CDS encoding succinylglutamate desuccinylase/aspartoacylase family protein, with translation MGDDGAFTYNGGKVAQGETQNIRYGISETYLGDPVRIPVTIINGERDGPTAFLSAAAHGDELNGIEVVREVAHEWDLSDLSGTLVCMPVLNVPAFLAQQRYLPIYDRDLNRSFPGREDSTSAKRMAARIFDNFIAPCDFGIDFHTSTRGRTNMIHVRANMEHKGSARLAQAFGSHVIIAGEGSSGMLRTEATAVGVPAITVEMGEAHRFQRELIDEALAGVESVFAEYGMYDATAVRWPGWRTVIDDASEKTWIRAEAGGIVDMHHDRGALVHEGDRICTITNPFKDDNVTIEAPFTGLLVGVLENPVVYPGNPLCHLVELEEHVRRVVEREQSPDGHTLRA, from the coding sequence ATGGGTGACGATGGGGCCTTCACGTACAACGGCGGGAAGGTCGCACAAGGTGAGACGCAGAACATTCGCTACGGCATCAGTGAGACGTATCTCGGCGACCCGGTTCGCATCCCCGTCACCATCATCAACGGCGAACGGGACGGGCCGACGGCGTTCCTCTCTGCGGCCGCACACGGCGACGAACTCAACGGCATCGAGGTGGTGCGCGAGGTGGCCCACGAGTGGGACCTCTCGGACCTCTCGGGAACGCTCGTCTGTATGCCCGTCCTCAACGTGCCGGCCTTCCTGGCCCAGCAACGCTACCTCCCCATCTACGACCGGGACCTGAACCGCTCGTTCCCCGGCCGCGAGGACTCCACGAGCGCGAAGCGGATGGCCGCACGCATCTTCGACAACTTCATCGCGCCCTGCGACTTCGGCATCGACTTCCACACCTCGACGCGGGGCCGGACGAACATGATTCACGTCCGCGCCAACATGGAACACAAGGGGAGCGCGCGACTCGCGCAGGCGTTCGGGTCGCACGTCATCATCGCGGGCGAGGGGTCCTCCGGGATGCTCCGGACGGAGGCGACGGCCGTCGGCGTCCCGGCCATCACCGTCGAGATGGGCGAGGCCCACCGGTTCCAGCGAGAACTCATCGACGAGGCCCTGGCGGGCGTCGAGAGCGTCTTCGCGGAGTACGGGATGTACGACGCCACCGCCGTCCGGTGGCCCGGGTGGCGGACCGTCATCGACGACGCGAGCGAGAAGACGTGGATTCGCGCGGAGGCGGGCGGCATCGTGGACATGCACCACGACCGCGGCGCACTCGTCCACGAGGGCGACCGCATCTGCACCATCACCAACCCGTTCAAAGACGACAACGTGACCATCGAGGCACCGTTCACCGGCCTCCTCGTCGGCGTCTTGGAGAACCCGGTCGTCTACCCGGGGAACCCGCTGTGTCACCTCGTGGAACTCGAGGAACACGTCCGCCGCGTCGTCGAACGCGAACAGTCGCCCGACGGACACACGCTCAGGGCCTGA
- a CDS encoding DUF7344 domain-containing protein produces the protein MSRGGAGSVGVTRNRSEDRLEESEIHDVLRNDRRRLVLERLRSSEGSEAVSDLAEYIGSVESGETPPPRNVRQSVYVSLHQTHLPKLDELGIVTYDSDAKTVALADAAHEVAVYMEVVPKYGISWAEYYLGLGLLGLLSLVGSGIGVPTLSVVDPTLLGVAFLLLVVASATYQIVDQRSSLLHRLRSRGADGPNVDATGDD, from the coding sequence ATGTCCAGGGGAGGGGCCGGGTCGGTGGGAGTGACCCGAAACAGGAGCGAAGACAGACTCGAGGAGTCGGAGATTCACGACGTCCTCAGAAACGACAGACGCCGTCTCGTCCTCGAACGACTGCGGTCGTCCGAGGGGAGCGAAGCCGTCAGCGACCTGGCCGAGTACATCGGGAGCGTCGAGTCCGGCGAGACGCCGCCGCCGCGGAACGTCCGCCAGAGCGTCTACGTCTCGCTTCACCAGACGCACCTGCCGAAACTCGACGAACTCGGCATCGTCACCTACGACAGCGACGCGAAGACCGTCGCCCTCGCGGACGCCGCCCACGAGGTGGCCGTCTACATGGAAGTCGTCCCGAAGTACGGCATTTCGTGGGCCGAGTACTACCTCGGACTCGGACTGCTGGGACTGCTCTCGCTCGTCGGATCCGGCATCGGCGTGCCCACGCTGTCGGTGGTCGACCCGACGCTCCTCGGCGTCGCGTTCCTGCTTCTCGTCGTCGCCTCCGCGACGTATCAGATAGTCGACCAGCGGAGTTCGCTCCTCCACCGCCTCCGCTCGCGGGGGGCCGACGGACCGAACGTCGACGCCACCGGCGACGACTGA
- a CDS encoding putative ATP-dependent zinc protease: MSGDGDSVRVGVLSLHNSKETKAILNAVDDLGHEGVWLRRENTAISIEDGDVTVEPEVDIIANRLLLSNTEEPAELLGLATTFERIRPMLNQPSAVLTAIHKFATAATLANWNIKVPDALLALSNDRLNQGRERFGDVGVYKSAIGTHGGGTWKVDLTEAVNPKVGNRQAFLQDLIERDDEHHRDLRVYIVDGEIIGAMYRYAPEGDWRTNVALGGDVLNATDEMPEEARETALYAAEVMELDYVGVDLIEGDDGWFVLEVNPTAGFKGLYKATNRSPAPFIAKVAIEQAGGSVEQSRVEDLAATLDDSEPRSMPRVDPGPDGEMPLIGYIEEVVVSGTSGSTQAYAKSDTGATRTSIDTSLAAEIGAGPIKSMTRVKSGSMKGGKARPVVDLVIGIAGTQHTVTASVEDRSHMDYPLLLGRDILQHYRVDVRRRVDEGGSGGDDDEQLLEE; the protein is encoded by the coding sequence ATGTCTGGCGATGGCGATTCTGTTCGTGTCGGCGTGCTGTCTCTGCACAACAGCAAGGAGACGAAGGCTATCTTGAACGCGGTCGACGACCTGGGTCACGAGGGCGTCTGGCTTCGGCGGGAGAACACGGCGATCAGTATCGAGGACGGCGACGTGACGGTCGAACCCGAAGTGGACATCATCGCGAACCGCCTCCTCCTGTCGAACACGGAGGAACCGGCCGAACTGCTCGGACTGGCGACGACGTTCGAGCGCATCCGCCCGATGCTGAACCAGCCGTCGGCGGTGCTGACGGCCATCCACAAGTTCGCGACCGCAGCGACGCTGGCGAACTGGAACATCAAGGTGCCGGACGCTCTCCTCGCTCTCTCCAACGACCGGCTGAACCAGGGCCGCGAACGCTTCGGCGACGTCGGCGTCTACAAGTCCGCCATCGGAACGCACGGCGGCGGCACGTGGAAGGTGGACCTCACGGAGGCGGTCAACCCCAAGGTCGGCAACCGGCAGGCGTTCCTGCAGGACCTCATCGAACGCGACGACGAACACCACCGCGACCTGCGCGTCTACATCGTCGACGGCGAGATAATCGGCGCGATGTACCGGTACGCGCCGGAGGGCGACTGGCGGACGAACGTCGCCCTCGGCGGCGACGTGCTGAACGCGACGGACGAGATGCCCGAGGAGGCCCGCGAGACGGCTCTGTACGCCGCCGAAGTGATGGAACTGGACTACGTCGGCGTGGACCTCATCGAGGGCGACGACGGCTGGTTCGTCCTCGAGGTGAACCCGACGGCCGGGTTCAAGGGGCTCTACAAGGCGACCAACCGGTCGCCGGCGCCGTTCATCGCCAAAGTCGCCATCGAACAGGCGGGCGGCAGCGTCGAACAGTCCCGCGTCGAGGACCTCGCGGCCACCCTCGACGACTCCGAACCGCGGAGCATGCCGCGCGTCGACCCCGGTCCCGACGGCGAGATGCCCCTCATCGGCTACATCGAGGAAGTCGTCGTCTCGGGGACCAGCGGGTCCACGCAGGCGTACGCCAAGTCCGACACCGGCGCGACGCGAACGAGCATCGACACCTCGCTGGCCGCCGAAATCGGTGCCGGCCCCATCAAGAGCATGACGCGCGTGAAGTCGGGGTCGATGAAGGGCGGGAAGGCCCGCCCCGTCGTGGACCTCGTCATCGGCATCGCGGGGACGCAACACACCGTCACCGCGAGCGTCGAGGACCGGTCGCACATGGACTACCCCCTCCTCCTCGGGCGCGACATCCTCCAGCACTACCGGGTGGACGTGCGCCGCCGCGTCGACGAGGGCGGAAGCGGCGGCGACGACGACGAGCAACTCCTCGAAGAGTAA
- a CDS encoding DNA-3-methyladenine glycosylase family protein, whose product MDPIRNDERLAELVAEHGELAVEPAEDEFERFVVSIVNQQLSTQSAAAIRERLFDRFEVTPAAMLAADEDALRDVGLSSQKVSYVRNVAEAFEADDLTRDGMAHLSDADVVARLTEIRGVGDWTAKMYLIFVLGREDVFPVEDLGIRKAMAELYGIDADDRSAMVERAEAWRPYRSIASRYLWRAVD is encoded by the coding sequence ATGGACCCGATACGGAACGACGAGCGACTCGCCGAACTCGTCGCCGAACACGGCGAACTCGCCGTCGAACCCGCCGAGGACGAGTTCGAGCGGTTCGTCGTCTCTATCGTCAACCAGCAGCTATCGACGCAGTCGGCCGCCGCCATCCGGGAGCGCCTGTTCGACCGCTTCGAGGTTACGCCGGCGGCGATGCTGGCCGCCGACGAGGACGCACTCCGCGACGTCGGCCTCTCCTCGCAGAAGGTCTCGTACGTTCGCAACGTCGCCGAGGCGTTCGAGGCGGACGACCTGACCCGTGACGGGATGGCGCACCTGAGCGACGCGGACGTCGTCGCCCGCCTCACCGAGATTCGCGGCGTCGGCGACTGGACGGCGAAGATGTACCTCATCTTCGTCCTCGGCCGCGAGGACGTGTTCCCCGTCGAGGACCTAGGAATCAGGAAGGCGATGGCCGAACTGTACGGGATAGACGCGGACGACCGGTCGGCGATGGTCGAACGCGCCGAGGCGTGGCGACCGTACCGGAGCATCGCCTCGCGGTATCTGTGGCGGGCCGTGGACTGA
- a CDS encoding DASH family cryptochrome, whose amino-acid sequence MTETALVWFRRDLRVRDNPVLAAAADADHLLPVYCFDPREYGTRAFGGAHSFRFEKTGSHRARFRRESVEALRESLSGRGSTLLVRHDRPETALADLAAAADVDRVWFQTLPAPEEVAVENRVTTALRDDGVAVHRRWTHTLYHPADLPTPYTAIDDTYTPFREAVEAKSTVRDPVAVPDLPPPPAELDSRGVAPGAIPSLRELDDDLTAPAPEDRAVHDFPGGEDAALDRLNAYVWAGDHLREYRETRNGMVGADYSSKLSPWLNEGCLSPRSVEREVRRYEDERVANDSTYWLLFELLWRDFFQFQFRKHGAAFFRPGGIRDRTDVDWRTDDERLRRVRAGETGIPFVDANVRELLATGYMPNRGRQNVASFVANDLRLDWRVGAAFFETHLVDYDPCSNYGNWAYVAGVGNDSRDRAFDVLEQARTYDPDARYVERWIPELAAVPPAYAHEPWRMDAAEQDSFGVELGVDYPEPMVRLDS is encoded by the coding sequence ATGACCGAGACGGCACTCGTCTGGTTCCGCCGTGACCTCCGGGTTCGCGACAACCCGGTGCTCGCGGCGGCGGCCGACGCCGACCACCTCCTCCCGGTGTACTGCTTCGACCCGCGGGAGTACGGCACGCGGGCGTTCGGCGGCGCGCACTCCTTCCGGTTCGAGAAGACGGGGAGCCACCGCGCCCGCTTCCGCCGCGAGTCGGTCGAGGCGTTGCGCGAGTCGCTCTCCGGGCGCGGTTCGACGCTCCTCGTCCGCCACGACCGGCCCGAGACGGCCCTCGCGGACCTCGCGGCGGCGGCCGACGTCGACCGGGTGTGGTTCCAGACGCTGCCCGCGCCCGAGGAAGTCGCCGTCGAGAACCGCGTGACGACCGCGTTGCGCGACGACGGCGTGGCGGTCCACCGTCGCTGGACGCACACGCTTTACCACCCCGCCGACCTGCCGACGCCGTACACGGCCATCGACGACACGTACACCCCGTTCCGAGAGGCCGTCGAGGCGAAGTCGACCGTCCGCGACCCCGTCGCCGTCCCCGACCTCCCGCCGCCGCCCGCCGAACTCGACTCGCGCGGCGTCGCGCCGGGAGCGATTCCGTCGCTTCGCGAACTCGACGACGACCTGACCGCGCCCGCGCCCGAGGACAGGGCGGTCCACGACTTCCCCGGCGGCGAGGACGCCGCACTCGACAGGCTGAACGCCTACGTCTGGGCGGGCGACCACCTCCGCGAGTACAGGGAGACGCGCAACGGGATGGTCGGCGCCGACTACTCCTCGAAGCTCTCGCCGTGGCTGAACGAGGGCTGTCTCTCGCCGCGGTCCGTCGAACGGGAGGTGCGGCGGTACGAGGACGAACGCGTCGCGAACGACTCGACGTACTGGCTGCTGTTCGAGTTGCTCTGGCGGGACTTCTTCCAGTTCCAGTTCCGCAAACACGGCGCGGCGTTCTTCCGTCCCGGCGGCATCCGGGACCGGACGGACGTCGACTGGCGGACGGACGACGAGCGACTGCGGCGGGTCCGCGCGGGCGAGACGGGCATCCCGTTCGTGGACGCGAACGTGCGCGAACTGCTGGCGACCGGCTACATGCCGAACCGCGGCCGGCAGAACGTCGCCTCCTTCGTCGCCAACGACCTGCGACTCGACTGGCGGGTGGGCGCGGCGTTCTTCGAGACGCACCTCGTGGACTACGACCCGTGTTCGAACTACGGCAACTGGGCGTACGTCGCCGGCGTCGGCAACGACTCGCGCGACCGGGCGTTCGACGTACTCGAACAGGCGCGAACGTACGACCCCGACGCGAGGTACGTCGAGCGGTGGATCCCCGAACTGGCGGCGGTGCCGCCGGCGTACGCGCACGAACCCTGGCGGATGGACGCCGCCGAGCAGGATTCGTTCGGCGTCGAACTCGGCGTCGACTACCCCGAACCGATGGTCCGACTCGACTCGTAG
- a CDS encoding SpoVR family protein, whose amino-acid sequence MRRFRHTAQKVAGELEEPVREAGNLARKLGLEPYPVNYWVVDYDEMNQLIAYGGFQRRYPHWRWGMTYDRQQKQDQFGMGKAFEIVNNDNPSHAFLQESNSLADQKAVITHVEAHADFFSNNEWFGMFAGDTDLDAAAMLERHGESIQKYMDDPDIDREEVERFIDAVLCIEDNIDQHRTITDAATGRERVQPEDLRKRLDDMNISDDVRNQVFDEEWLDELAEAEAEAAKLDAPRRDVLAFVQAHGMRYDEEKGKAVEMESWQRDVLDILRTESYYFAAQKMTKVMNEGWAAYWESLMMGEERFAGTDEFVTYADHQSRVLGSPGLNPYKLGKELWEYIENTTNRREVADKLLRVKGVSWRNFHDVVDFETVQQLLKPDPAIDRIRSDTVDELASLPADDPRVDWEMLDRALSGDDEGDADADVDVDAYPWKLLTYEGLAERHFSLVKPQNRGFLGRIRRSELERLSRYMFDDEVYDTVEQAVADVDRTAGWDRMREIRESHNDVTFIDAFLTQEFVESNHYFTYEFTQATGEYRVASVDYEDVKKKLLLQFTNFGKPTIVVFDGNYANRGELLLGHQYNGIMLDIAQARGVLERLYDLWGRPVNLATIVKEYDEHDVEVARRRNREPTPTETGKRIRYDGEAFETYELDEEIADRIRATDVDYDTKPEEWLS is encoded by the coding sequence ATGAGACGCTTCAGACACACCGCACAGAAAGTCGCCGGAGAACTGGAGGAACCCGTCCGCGAGGCGGGCAACCTCGCCCGCAAACTCGGGTTGGAACCGTACCCGGTGAACTACTGGGTGGTCGACTACGACGAGATGAACCAGCTCATCGCCTACGGCGGGTTCCAGCGACGGTACCCGCACTGGCGGTGGGGGATGACGTACGACCGCCAGCAGAAGCAGGACCAGTTCGGCATGGGCAAGGCGTTCGAGATCGTCAACAACGACAACCCCTCGCACGCCTTCCTGCAGGAGTCGAACTCGTTGGCCGACCAGAAGGCGGTCATCACCCACGTCGAGGCGCACGCCGACTTCTTCAGCAACAACGAGTGGTTCGGTATGTTCGCCGGCGACACGGACTTAGACGCCGCGGCGATGCTCGAACGGCACGGCGAGTCCATCCAGAAGTACATGGACGACCCGGACATCGACCGCGAGGAGGTCGAACGCTTCATCGACGCCGTCCTCTGCATCGAGGACAACATCGACCAGCACCGCACCATCACCGACGCGGCGACCGGTCGCGAACGCGTCCAACCCGAGGACCTGCGGAAGCGACTGGACGACATGAACATCTCCGACGACGTCCGCAATCAGGTGTTCGACGAGGAGTGGTTGGACGAACTCGCCGAGGCCGAGGCCGAGGCGGCGAAACTGGACGCCCCCCGCCGCGACGTGCTGGCGTTCGTCCAGGCGCACGGCATGCGCTACGACGAGGAGAAGGGTAAGGCCGTCGAGATGGAGTCCTGGCAACGGGACGTCCTCGACATCCTCCGGACCGAGTCGTACTACTTCGCCGCCCAGAAGATGACGAAGGTGATGAACGAGGGGTGGGCCGCCTACTGGGAGTCGCTCATGATGGGCGAGGAACGGTTCGCGGGCACCGACGAGTTCGTCACCTACGCAGACCACCAGTCACGCGTCCTCGGGTCGCCCGGCCTGAACCCCTACAAACTCGGCAAGGAACTGTGGGAGTACATCGAGAACACGACCAACCGACGGGAAGTCGCGGACAAACTGCTCCGCGTGAAGGGCGTCTCGTGGCGCAACTTCCACGACGTCGTCGACTTCGAGACGGTGCAGCAACTCCTGAAGCCCGACCCGGCGATAGACCGGATTCGGTCGGACACGGTGGACGAACTCGCTTCGCTACCGGCCGACGACCCGCGCGTCGACTGGGAAATGCTCGACAGAGCGCTGTCCGGCGACGACGAGGGAGACGCGGACGCGGACGTGGACGTCGACGCCTACCCGTGGAAACTGCTCACCTACGAGGGACTCGCCGAGCGACACTTCTCGCTGGTGAAGCCGCAGAACCGCGGCTTCCTCGGCCGCATCCGCCGGTCGGAACTCGAACGCCTCTCGCGGTACATGTTCGACGACGAGGTGTACGACACCGTCGAACAGGCCGTCGCCGACGTGGACCGGACGGCCGGGTGGGACCGGATGCGCGAGATTCGGGAGAGCCACAACGACGTGACGTTCATCGACGCGTTCCTCACGCAGGAGTTCGTCGAGAGCAACCACTACTTCACGTACGAGTTCACGCAGGCGACGGGCGAGTACCGCGTCGCCTCCGTCGACTACGAGGACGTGAAGAAGAAACTCCTGCTGCAGTTCACGAACTTCGGCAAACCCACCATCGTCGTCTTCGACGGCAACTACGCCAACCGCGGCGAGTTGCTCCTCGGTCACCAGTACAACGGCATCATGCTCGACATCGCGCAGGCGCGCGGCGTCCTCGAACGCCTGTACGACCTGTGGGGCCGGCCGGTGAACCTCGCGACGATCGTCAAGGAGTACGACGAACACGACGTCGAAGTCGCGCGTCGGCGCAACCGCGAACCGACGCCGACGGAGACGGGCAAGCGCATCCGCTACGACGGCGAGGCGTTCGAGACGTACGAGTTGGACGAGGAAATAGCCGACCGCATCCGCGCGACGGACGTGGACTACGACACCAAGCCGGAGGAGTGGTTGTCGTGA
- a CDS encoding disulfide bond formation protein B — MASSTRGVLALSTLVAAVATVGSLFFSLGLGLVPCELCWYQRILMYPLVVVLGVAAIEDRAGVYRTALPLSLFGLVVSSYHVYLQVFPSVGGTCSLGGGCAAIQYPMLGGLLTIPRLALVAFLLVTVLVAGVALTADEDEWSSP; from the coding sequence ATGGCGTCCTCGACACGCGGCGTTCTCGCACTCTCGACGCTCGTGGCTGCCGTCGCCACCGTCGGGAGCCTCTTTTTCAGCCTCGGACTCGGGCTCGTCCCGTGCGAACTCTGCTGGTACCAGCGCATCCTGATGTACCCGCTCGTCGTCGTCCTCGGCGTCGCCGCGATAGAGGACCGCGCGGGCGTCTACCGGACCGCGCTCCCCCTCTCGCTGTTCGGCCTCGTCGTCTCCTCGTACCACGTGTACCTCCAGGTGTTCCCGTCCGTCGGGGGGACGTGTTCGCTCGGCGGCGGGTGTGCGGCGATTCAGTACCCGATGCTCGGCGGCCTGTTGACCATCCCGCGACTGGCACTCGTCGCGTTCCTCCTCGTCACCGTCCTCGTCGCGGGCGTCGCGTTGACCGCCGACGAGGACGAGTGGAGTAGCCCGTAA
- a CDS encoding 3-hydroxyacyl-CoA dehydrogenase/enoyl-CoA hydratase family protein gives MELDDINTITVLGAGNMGHGIAEVAALAGYQVHLRDINEEFVQNGYDQIEWSLGKLAEKDQISDDEADAALERVTTYVDVADSVADADVVIEAVPEKMDIKKDVYTELEAAAPDHTVFATNTSSLSITELSEVTERPESFCGMHFFNPPVRMELVEVIAGEHTADETLAVVEDLAEAMGKTPVRVRKDSPGFIVNRVLVPLMNEAAWIVESGDATMAEVDSTTKYDMGIPMGSFELADYVGIDVGYHVLEYMHDVLGDAYEPCPLLEQKVEAGDLGQKTGKGFYDYEDGDGAQVPHDEGSEAVENRLLAVMANEVAGLVGNDVAHPEAIDRAVKLGGRFSDGPAKMADGAGIETLVETLDDLHEETGEARYEAVDYLRELAASGSGFYGDGGEETDEAFDFNDIEVEVRDAVGHVTLDRPHRMNTISGELMDELSEAIDALESDDDVRAVLITGAGDRAFSAGADIQSMAGGAGDPNVGTELSRKGQQTFGKLEECDKPVVAGIDGYCLGGGMELSMCADLRIATKRSEFGQPEHNLGLLPGWGGTVRLQRIVGTGRAKEIIFTADRYEAETMADYGFVNEVVDNDDFEARAFEYAKQFAQGPPIAQRYTKRAMHNGWEDTDAGLEVEAQAFGLLFATDDLMEGMTAFMGDRDPEFEGE, from the coding sequence ATGGAGTTAGACGATATCAACACTATCACGGTTCTCGGTGCGGGGAACATGGGCCACGGCATCGCCGAGGTGGCCGCCCTCGCCGGCTATCAGGTTCATCTGCGCGACATCAACGAGGAGTTCGTCCAGAACGGCTACGACCAGATAGAGTGGTCGCTCGGCAAACTCGCCGAGAAGGACCAGATATCGGACGACGAGGCCGACGCCGCCCTCGAACGCGTGACGACGTACGTGGACGTGGCCGACTCCGTCGCCGACGCGGACGTCGTGATAGAGGCCGTCCCCGAGAAGATGGACATCAAGAAGGACGTCTACACGGAGTTGGAGGCGGCCGCCCCCGACCACACCGTCTTCGCGACGAACACCTCCAGTCTCTCTATCACCGAACTGTCGGAGGTGACGGAGCGACCGGAGAGCTTCTGCGGGATGCACTTCTTCAACCCCCCGGTCCGGATGGAACTCGTCGAGGTCATCGCCGGCGAACACACCGCCGACGAGACGTTGGCCGTCGTCGAGGACCTCGCCGAAGCGATGGGGAAGACCCCCGTCCGCGTCCGCAAGGACAGTCCCGGCTTCATCGTCAACCGCGTGCTGGTCCCCCTGATGAACGAGGCGGCCTGGATCGTCGAGTCCGGCGACGCGACGATGGCGGAGGTCGACTCGACGACGAAGTACGACATGGGCATCCCGATGGGGAGCTTCGAACTCGCGGACTACGTCGGCATCGACGTCGGCTACCACGTGCTGGAGTACATGCACGACGTACTGGGCGACGCCTACGAGCCGTGTCCGCTCCTCGAACAGAAGGTCGAAGCGGGCGACCTCGGGCAGAAGACCGGGAAGGGCTTCTACGACTACGAGGACGGCGACGGCGCGCAGGTCCCGCACGACGAGGGCAGCGAGGCCGTCGAGAACCGCTTACTCGCCGTGATGGCGAACGAGGTGGCCGGTCTGGTCGGGAACGACGTCGCCCACCCCGAGGCCATCGACCGCGCCGTCAAGCTCGGCGGGCGCTTCTCCGACGGCCCGGCGAAGATGGCCGACGGCGCCGGTATTGAGACGCTCGTGGAGACGCTGGACGACCTCCACGAGGAGACCGGCGAAGCGCGCTACGAGGCCGTGGACTACCTCCGCGAACTCGCCGCGTCGGGGTCCGGCTTCTACGGTGACGGCGGCGAGGAGACCGACGAGGCATTCGACTTCAACGACATCGAGGTCGAAGTTCGAGACGCCGTCGGCCACGTCACGCTCGACCGACCGCACCGGATGAACACCATCAGCGGCGAACTGATGGACGAACTGTCCGAGGCTATCGACGCCCTCGAATCGGACGACGACGTGCGGGCCGTCCTCATCACGGGGGCGGGCGACCGGGCGTTCTCCGCCGGTGCGGACATCCAGAGCATGGCCGGCGGCGCGGGCGACCCCAACGTCGGGACGGAACTCTCGCGGAAGGGCCAGCAGACGTTCGGTAAACTCGAAGAGTGCGACAAGCCGGTCGTCGCCGGCATCGACGGCTACTGCCTCGGCGGCGGGATGGAACTGTCGATGTGCGCCGACCTCCGCATCGCCACGAAGCGCTCTGAGTTCGGCCAGCCCGAACACAACCTCGGCCTCCTCCCCGGATGGGGCGGCACCGTCCGCCTCCAGCGCATCGTCGGCACCGGCCGCGCCAAGGAGATAATCTTCACCGCCGACCGCTACGAGGCGGAGACGATGGCCGACTACGGCTTCGTCAACGAAGTCGTCGACAACGACGACTTCGAAGCGCGCGCCTTCGAGTACGCGAAGCAGTTCGCACAGGGACCGCCCATCGCCCAGCGCTACACCAAGCGCGCCATGCACAACGGCTGGGAGGACACCGACGCCGGACTGGAGGTCGAAGCGCAGGCGTTCGGCCTCCTGTTCGCCACGGACGACCTGATGGAGGGGATGACCGCGTTCATGGGTGACCGGGACCCCGAGTTCGAGGGCGAGTAA
- a CDS encoding DNA-3-methyladenine glycosylase family protein: MRRVVDSHDPYTEPDWSAFERLCVAVVNQRISTASAAAVRARVFDDVLDGDVTPESVLNADEDALRDAGLPASKVGYLRNVAEAFEADDLTREGLADLSNEAVRARLTEIPGVGDWTADTFLIFVLDRPDVLPLGDLAVRRGIERLYADGDDLTRAEMREVADAWRPYRSLATRYVWAAYEAAR, from the coding sequence ATGCGCAGGGTGGTAGACAGCCACGACCCCTACACCGAACCGGACTGGTCGGCGTTCGAACGACTCTGCGTCGCCGTCGTCAACCAGCGAATCTCGACGGCGAGTGCGGCGGCGGTTCGAGCGCGCGTGTTCGACGACGTGCTGGACGGCGACGTGACGCCCGAGTCGGTACTGAACGCCGACGAGGACGCTCTGCGGGACGCCGGCCTCCCGGCGTCGAAGGTGGGCTACCTGCGGAACGTCGCCGAGGCGTTCGAGGCGGACGACCTCACGAGAGAGGGGTTGGCCGACCTGTCGAACGAGGCGGTCAGGGCGCGTCTCACGGAGATACCGGGCGTGGGCGACTGGACGGCCGACACGTTCCTCATCTTCGTCCTCGACCGGCCGGACGTCCTCCCACTCGGTGACCTCGCGGTCCGGCGCGGCATCGAACGACTGTACGCCGACGGCGACGACCTGACGCGGGCGGAGATGCGCGAGGTGGCCGACGCGTGGCGGCCGTACCGGTCGCTGGCGACGCGGTACGTCTGGGCCGCGTACGAGGCGGCGCGCTGA
- a CDS encoding DUF7344 domain-containing protein, whose protein sequence is MLSNRRRRLVLDYLRETEETVSVRDLSRAVAAMENGIDREELTYKQRKRVYTSLHQTHLPKLDDVGVVVYDRDRGTISLTPLADELDSFLDGTTDRRVSSWSVYYLGLSGLSMLVVALAWSGLFPFSLVPDIGYAFLVAVGFAASSSLQVYAERAASEDGERSLSTFLPDVGLRDDD, encoded by the coding sequence ATGTTGAGTAACCGTCGTCGTCGATTGGTTCTCGACTACCTTCGAGAGACCGAAGAGACGGTGTCCGTTCGAGACCTGTCCAGAGCGGTCGCCGCAATGGAGAACGGCATCGACCGCGAGGAGTTGACGTACAAACAGCGAAAGCGAGTCTACACGTCGCTCCATCAGACGCACCTGCCGAAACTCGACGACGTGGGCGTCGTCGTCTACGACCGGGACAGAGGGACCATCTCGCTGACGCCGTTGGCCGACGAACTCGACTCGTTTCTCGACGGGACGACCGACCGGCGGGTGAGTTCGTGGTCGGTGTACTACCTGGGCCTATCCGGCCTGTCGATGCTCGTCGTGGCCCTCGCGTGGTCCGGGCTGTTCCCCTTCTCGCTCGTCCCCGACATCGGCTACGCGTTCCTCGTCGCAGTCGGGTTCGCCGCCTCCTCGTCGCTGCAGGTCTACGCCGAACGCGCCGCGAGCGAAGACGGCGAGCGGTCGCTCTCGACGTTCCTCCCCGACGTCGGCTTGCGCGACGACGACTGA